A segment of the Solanum lycopersicum chromosome 9, SLM_r2.1 genome:
GTATGTGAAGAAGAACTTCAAGTTCCTTGTAAGGATGGCAATGTATTATATTGTGGCTCTATatgttatgaaaaatatagagaaaattaTATGTCAACAGAGTGTGTGGAGAAATTTGCTGGTAACCCTATTTGTGTGTGTATTTACAAGAGTGAGTATGCTTGTCcaccaaaccaaaaaaaatattagaaattatattttatttgcataaaaaaaatatttatctttatcagattatataatatataaagagTTGTTGAGaaaacctcttttttttttcagtatTTGAATTGCATTTATAAGTTATGATCCACACTttatagttttagtttttttatgtcTTATAGTACTTTTATCATTTGTGATTTCCTATCATGATTTGTGAAATATTAGTTTGAACAGATCCAAATATtgtgtaataataataatgtatgttcgataatataaatattaactctcagttcaagaaaaatatggaattttgaatatttgttaaggggacttgaaatataaaaatatagttctTAGGATTTAAAATTGCAATGTTAAGGTGAATTTTGAACTCAGTAAATCATTGAGCTGACGATCCTCTAAGTCTTATAACGAgaagattcaaaattttatatatacacattttaaaaaatgtatcttatatatacaatatatctTTTGTCGAGAGGAATCAGATATGTAACGATCAAAATAAACCGTAAAATAGGCCACAATCATCCAAACAAGCTGcaactatatataatatataacttATATTATAACAAGGAAAccataacataaaattaaaataggaaGTTTACAAGTCCAAATATCttaaaattcttaaacttgGTGATGAGAATACAGTTTCTGCAAAACAAAAAACATCGTAAATACAACCTTTTTCTGGTAACTGTTGAATTTCCAAATATTTCCAACTATTTTTCCtaatatcataaacatataataCCGTAAAATTCCATTTCGATACGATAAATACTATCTCACCGTCACAAGAATTGCAAATTTCTTTACTAGTATAATTACCCAACTTGACTTCTCGAGTAAAGCGAATGATATGTCTCCTCCATCGAGAATTTCTTAAAATCCACAAATTCTCTTCACCAAACAACTTTAAATTGTTCACGACTCCTAACCTTCCCTTCACGTCTATCAGATTGTAATCCCCGAAATTATTAAAACCGAAATTCTTCCATAATTTGATAACTCTAAACTTTTCACCTTTAACATCGAATGCAACAATAGCCTTATTAATCTTGTAATCCAACATATAGATAACTCCGTTGACACAAACTCTTCGATTAAAAGAGGGGACAAAATCAATCATACTTTCAATCTCTCTCCATTCTTTGTCTATACTTAATGTGAGTACCCAACTTTTTGTGGGCCTACTACCTCTCTTAAATTCTTGTGTCATCAAAACTTTATATCTTTTTTCTTCGGGTTCATAACCTAATGAATAGTTATACGTTAGAGGGTGAATTGAGCTTCCACATCTTAGATTGGGAAGAAGTATTACTTCTCTTGTACTAGGATTCCAAATTCTAGGTGTCTCCACGTTATCTTTCCACATGCAAAATAAACCATTAGCATACATTACATAATCATAACGATTATTAGGGTTCCATTTATAGGTTTTTTCATCTTCGTTTCGCTTAATTGTGTAAAAACCTTCTATTTTTCGTAATAAGAATTTTGTTCCGCCATCACGAGTCATAGAACGACGATGATGAGTATCTACGAAGTCTGGTTCCAATATaagagaataaattttttttgaaacgcACCTGAATTGCACCAACGACTTGACAGGAAGCCATGAGAATATTTCGAAAATTATTTCTTCGGGAAAAATAGTGTTTCTTGTG
Coding sequences within it:
- the LOC112942122 gene encoding putative F-box protein At1g32420; this translates as MKSNTRNTIFPEEIIFEIFSWLPVKSLVQFRCVSKKIYSLILEPDFVDTHHRRSMTRDGGTKFLLRKIEGFYTIKRNEDEKTYKWNPNNRYDYVMYANGLFCMWKDNVETPRIWNPSTREVILLPNLRCGSSIHPLTYNYSLGYEPEEKRYKVLMTQEFKRGSRPTKSWVLTLSIDKEWREIESMIDFVPSFNRRVCVNGVIYMLDYKINKAIVAFDVKGEKFRVIKLWKNFGFNNFGDYNLIDVKGRLGVVNNLKLFGEENLWILRNSRWRRHIIRFTREVKLGNYTSKEICNSCDGEIVFIVSKWNFTVLYVYDIRKNSWKYLEIQQLPEKGCIYDVFCFAETVFSSPSLRILRYLDL